A region from the Kribbella shirazensis genome encodes:
- a CDS encoding NADH-quinone oxidoreductase subunit J, with protein sequence MTTVLFSVAGAVAVLAAVVVVVSRRIVHAALWLVVALGAVAGCFGALQAEFVALVQILVYVGAIVVLVLFALMLTKAPTNPLPALTTGRSPFAAVVAGVLALVLGAGVVLAFGNEKVKPVADGSAEAIGTQVFKIWVLPFEVLSVLLLAALIGAIALSVRKKED encoded by the coding sequence GTGACAACAGTCCTGTTCTCCGTCGCCGGCGCGGTGGCGGTGCTGGCCGCCGTCGTCGTCGTGGTCTCGCGCCGGATCGTGCACGCCGCGCTCTGGCTGGTGGTCGCGCTCGGCGCGGTCGCGGGCTGCTTCGGCGCGCTGCAGGCCGAGTTCGTCGCGCTGGTCCAGATCCTGGTGTACGTCGGCGCGATCGTCGTGCTCGTCCTGTTCGCGCTGATGCTCACCAAGGCGCCGACGAATCCGCTGCCCGCGCTGACCACCGGCCGCAGTCCGTTCGCGGCCGTTGTCGCCGGTGTGCTCGCACTGGTGCTCGGCGCCGGCGTAGTACTTGCCTTTGGCAATGAAAAGGTCAAGCCCGTCGCGGACGGATCGGCGGAGGCGATCGGCACGCAGGTGTTCAAGATCTGGGTGCTGCCGTTCGAGGTGCTCTCGGTGCTGCTGCTCGCCGCGCTGATCGGCGCGATCGCGTTGTCGGTGCGGAAGAAGGAGGACTGA
- the nuoK gene encoding NADH-quinone oxidoreductase subunit NuoK → MPLILPLLLAVLLFCIGVYGVLARRNVITMLMSFELMLNAVNLNLVAFDAWRLDTAGQTLAVFVITLAAAEIGLGLAIVLLLFRGHGHVDADAARDLVEEEHAS, encoded by the coding sequence ATGCCGTTGATCCTCCCGCTGCTGCTGGCCGTCCTCCTGTTCTGCATCGGCGTGTACGGCGTCCTTGCCCGGCGCAACGTGATCACGATGCTGATGTCCTTCGAGCTGATGCTGAACGCCGTCAACCTGAACCTCGTCGCCTTCGACGCCTGGCGGCTCGACACGGCAGGCCAGACCCTGGCGGTCTTCGTGATCACCCTGGCCGCCGCCGAGATCGGCCTCGGCCTGGCCATCGTCCTCCTGCTGTTCCGCGGCCACGGCCACGTCGACGCCGACGCGGCTCGTGACCTGGTGGAGGAGGAGCACGCCTCATGA
- a CDS encoding NADH-quinone oxidoreductase subunit L encodes MIATAWRVAGVSFSLLVLLAAALLYGASPDQTAFLNSPVGDLTIGFAVRTDDLTVLLLAVVGVIATCVQVYSLGYLHQRAASYHALVTLFTAAMVTVVISDSLFFLLIGWEVMGACSYLLISHYWERRDARSGAVKAFLMTRLADVGFLFGIFVLGVGAQTFRISELDPAAMSPGVLTAGTLLLLVGVVGKSAQVPLQTWLPDAMPGPSPVSALIHAATMVAAGVFLIARLYDVFAASATTLTVLAVVACVTMLFAALCAAAAVEVKRVLAWSTVSQLAIMFSALSLGTEDGRHAALFHLVTHAAFKGLLFLCAGVLLHQVGSAALVVLRRYTRRGRLRNALRVTFVTMTIGLAALAGVPGFAGFFSKDTVIEAAWEDARDGSAVGWVVLVSVCLTAALTAFYCLRLWLWTFFRTPALAGGIGAFEDGDATADLDEPDTSKLRDAPWVMLAPLVLLAFAAIALGYADGVHLNWIIGLVSLALVLLGALPAYSLWRRGADPRPVVMEREFGVDTAYQGLVVVPVRWLAKLTVLGDRDVIGAYVRAVGRTGTLASQGFRRLQTGNVQTYLTAAVIGVVALAVLAGVIGS; translated from the coding sequence ATGATCGCCACCGCCTGGCGCGTCGCCGGCGTCAGCTTCTCGCTGCTCGTCCTCCTGGCCGCCGCGTTGCTGTACGGCGCCAGCCCCGACCAGACGGCCTTCCTGAACTCCCCGGTGGGCGACCTCACCATCGGCTTCGCGGTCCGCACCGACGACCTGACGGTGCTGCTGCTCGCGGTCGTCGGCGTGATCGCGACCTGCGTCCAGGTCTACTCACTCGGGTACCTGCACCAGCGCGCCGCGTCGTACCACGCGCTCGTCACCTTGTTCACCGCCGCGATGGTGACCGTGGTGATCTCGGACAGCCTCTTCTTCCTGCTGATCGGGTGGGAAGTGATGGGTGCGTGCTCGTACCTGCTGATCAGCCACTACTGGGAACGCCGTGATGCCCGTTCCGGTGCGGTCAAGGCGTTCCTGATGACGCGGCTCGCCGATGTCGGCTTCCTGTTCGGCATCTTCGTTCTCGGTGTCGGCGCACAGACGTTCCGGATCTCCGAGCTCGACCCGGCGGCCATGTCGCCCGGCGTGCTCACCGCCGGGACGCTTCTGCTGCTCGTCGGCGTGGTCGGCAAGTCGGCGCAGGTCCCGCTGCAGACCTGGCTCCCCGACGCGATGCCCGGCCCGAGCCCGGTCAGCGCCCTGATCCACGCGGCCACGATGGTCGCCGCCGGTGTCTTCCTCATCGCCCGCCTGTACGACGTCTTCGCCGCGTCGGCGACCACGCTGACGGTCCTGGCGGTCGTCGCCTGCGTGACGATGCTGTTCGCGGCGCTGTGCGCAGCCGCCGCGGTCGAGGTGAAGCGGGTGCTCGCCTGGTCGACCGTGAGCCAGCTCGCGATCATGTTCTCGGCGCTGTCGCTCGGCACGGAGGACGGCCGGCATGCGGCGCTCTTCCATCTCGTCACGCACGCCGCGTTCAAGGGCCTGCTGTTCCTCTGCGCGGGCGTGCTCCTGCATCAGGTCGGCAGCGCGGCTCTCGTCGTACTGCGGCGCTACACCCGCCGCGGACGGTTGCGGAACGCGCTGCGGGTCACGTTCGTCACGATGACGATCGGCCTCGCCGCGCTGGCCGGCGTCCCCGGATTCGCCGGGTTCTTCTCCAAGGACACCGTGATCGAGGCGGCCTGGGAGGACGCGCGCGACGGGTCGGCCGTCGGCTGGGTCGTGCTGGTGTCGGTCTGTCTCACGGCGGCGCTCACCGCGTTCTACTGCCTGCGGCTGTGGTTGTGGACGTTCTTCCGGACGCCCGCGCTGGCCGGCGGCATCGGTGCGTTCGAGGACGGCGACGCGACCGCCGATCTGGACGAGCCCGACACGTCCAAGCTGCGCGACGCCCCCTGGGTGATGCTGGCACCGCTCGTCCTGCTGGCCTTCGCGGCGATCGCCCTCGGGTACGCCGACGGCGTGCACCTCAACTGGATCATCGGGCTGGTCTCGCTCGCGCTCGTGCTGCTCGGCGCGCTCCCGGCGTACTCGCTGTGGCGGCGTGGAGCGGATCCGCGGCCCGTGGTGATGGAGCGTGAGTTCGGCGTGGACACGGCGTACCAGGGTCTGGTCGTCGTCCCCGTGCGGTGGCTCGCGAAGCTGACCGTGCTGGGGGACCGCGACGTGATCGGGGCCTACGTACGAGCCGTCGGGCGGACGGGGACGCTGGCGTCGCAGGGGTTCCGGAGGCTGCAGACCGGGAACGTGCAGACCTACCTGACCGCGGCTGTCATCGGCGTGGTCGCGTTGGCCGTTCTCGCGGGGGTGATCGGCTCGTGA
- a CDS encoding NADH-quinone oxidoreductase subunit M — MNAVLLAILALPILAALALWAIPAAIGDRLAAAYGSVISGLVLVGSLFLWPRTGGWAGYEPRDSFLRAETDLPWIPSLGVRFHLGVDAISVPLIVLTALLTFLCCLYSLKITPRIGRTRSLIALLLVIEAGVIGTFSAMDLVLFFVCFEIVLIPMWLVIDIWGDHHDPAGRKRAATTFVLMTVLGSALMLLGFLLVQRVAGTFDIVQLTNSPVAGGHGIPLAAALLIAVGLAVKVPLWPLHIWLPDAHAKAPTVGSVLLAGVLLKLGTYGLIRILVPVLPDATATIAPYLGAFSTVAIVAGSLACLAQTDVKRLIAYSSVGHMGFIGLGIATMSPAGLRGALFANIAHGLITGLLFFLAGAIKDRHDTSDLRTLGRALYARLPRIAALLTFACLASLGLPGLAGFWGEMLVLLGAYDPAPSLPRTTFLVFMVIAGVGTVLTAAYFLRLVRNLCQGDPAENPPAAFAVDLSRIELVTWTPLVALTVLLGVWPGLLLQQWGAL, encoded by the coding sequence GTGAACGCGGTCCTGCTCGCGATCCTGGCGTTGCCGATCCTGGCGGCCCTCGCGCTGTGGGCGATCCCGGCGGCGATCGGCGATCGGCTCGCGGCGGCGTACGGGTCGGTGATCTCGGGGCTGGTGCTGGTCGGGTCGCTGTTCCTCTGGCCGCGCACCGGCGGCTGGGCCGGCTACGAACCGCGCGACAGTTTCCTGCGCGCGGAGACCGACCTGCCGTGGATCCCGTCGCTCGGGGTCCGGTTCCATCTCGGTGTCGACGCGATCTCGGTACCGCTGATCGTGCTGACCGCGCTGCTCACGTTCCTCTGCTGCCTGTACTCGTTGAAGATCACGCCCCGGATCGGCCGGACCCGGTCCCTGATCGCCCTGCTGCTGGTCATCGAGGCCGGGGTGATCGGGACGTTCTCCGCGATGGACCTGGTGCTGTTCTTCGTCTGCTTCGAGATCGTGCTGATCCCGATGTGGCTGGTCATCGACATCTGGGGCGATCACCACGACCCGGCCGGGCGGAAGCGGGCCGCGACCACGTTCGTACTGATGACGGTGCTCGGGTCGGCGTTGATGCTGCTCGGGTTCCTGCTGGTGCAGCGGGTGGCCGGGACGTTCGACATCGTCCAGCTGACCAACTCGCCGGTCGCCGGCGGGCACGGGATCCCGTTGGCGGCCGCGCTGCTGATCGCGGTCGGGCTCGCGGTGAAGGTGCCGCTCTGGCCGCTGCACATCTGGCTGCCGGACGCGCACGCGAAGGCCCCGACAGTCGGCTCGGTACTGCTGGCGGGCGTCCTGCTGAAGCTGGGGACGTACGGCCTGATCAGGATCCTGGTGCCCGTGCTGCCGGACGCGACGGCGACGATCGCGCCGTACCTCGGGGCGTTCTCGACCGTGGCGATCGTCGCGGGATCGCTGGCCTGCCTGGCGCAGACCGACGTGAAGCGGCTGATCGCGTACTCGAGCGTCGGGCACATGGGCTTCATCGGGCTCGGGATCGCGACGATGTCCCCGGCCGGCCTGCGCGGCGCCCTGTTCGCGAACATCGCGCACGGGTTGATCACCGGGCTGCTGTTCTTCCTCGCCGGGGCGATCAAGGACCGGCACGACACCAGTGACCTGCGGACGCTCGGGCGGGCCTTGTACGCACGGCTGCCGCGGATCGCCGCGCTGCTGACCTTCGCGTGTCTCGCGTCGCTCGGGCTGCCCGGGCTGGCCGGGTTCTGGGGCGAGATGCTGGTCCTGCTCGGAGCCTACGACCCGGCACCGTCGTTGCCGCGGACAACCTTCTTGGTGTTCATGGTGATCGCCGGCGTCGGGACGGTGCTGACCGCGGCGTACTTCCTGCGGCTGGTCCGGAACCTCTGCCAAGGTGATCCGGCCGAGAACCCGCCGGCGGCGTTCGCGGTCGACCTGAGCCGGATCGAGCTGGTCACCTGGACGCCGCTGGTCGCGCTGACCGTACTGCTCGGCGTCTGGCCCGGCCTCCTCCTGCAGCAGTGGGGTGCACTGTGA
- a CDS encoding proton-conducting transporter membrane subunit, with amino-acid sequence MTLTWTDWQAIAVPLVLAIGAVAVLLIDSFWKSASAELRHTVVTLLTSAVILFGLVFVWAQRDDFKPAFCQSAVEGPAQCSLVFEPLTAGLWAVLLIGGLGVVGLSAYRLLAPDVPIGEYHFLLLSALTGATVLAGARDLATLVIALEVVSLPSFAMVALRRDRRGSEGALKAFLVSVLSTAVMLFGVSYLYGVTGSLYLSTIANRLSGLDPDLARVAFAAALFVIVGFAFKIAAVPFHAWLPDTYVGAPVEVTTFLAVVSKSAGVAGLLVVVTSGIAPSDSGLRTAVAILAAVTMTVGNLAALRQVEAVRLLAWSSIGQVGFLLAPLAVGDAQAVVGYLAAYVIVTLGAFGAVAVVQRHRPGGLLTDYRGMVRSEPGLAAALIFFLVVLAGLPPGLAGLFTKFAAFQAVIGAHLGWLAIVMAVNVMIGLAVYLRWVAELFRLPADDPFSVDIESPAVAMISLCAAVAAVLSVLPSVMFALAT; translated from the coding sequence GTGACGCTGACCTGGACCGACTGGCAGGCGATTGCCGTGCCGCTGGTGCTGGCGATCGGTGCGGTTGCTGTGTTGCTGATCGACAGCTTTTGGAAGAGTGCGTCGGCGGAGTTGCGGCACACCGTGGTGACCTTGCTGACCAGCGCCGTGATCCTGTTCGGGCTCGTGTTCGTGTGGGCGCAGCGGGACGACTTCAAGCCGGCGTTCTGTCAGTCGGCGGTCGAGGGGCCGGCCCAGTGCAGCCTGGTGTTCGAGCCGTTGACGGCCGGGTTGTGGGCGGTGCTCCTGATCGGTGGGCTGGGCGTCGTCGGACTCTCGGCGTACCGGCTGCTGGCCCCGGATGTGCCGATCGGGGAGTACCACTTCCTGCTGCTGAGTGCGCTGACCGGCGCGACGGTCCTCGCGGGTGCGCGGGATCTCGCGACGCTGGTGATCGCGCTCGAGGTGGTGTCGCTGCCGAGCTTCGCGATGGTCGCGCTGCGGCGTGACCGGCGGGGGTCGGAGGGCGCGCTGAAGGCGTTCCTCGTGTCGGTGTTGTCGACCGCGGTGATGCTGTTCGGGGTCTCCTACCTGTACGGCGTGACCGGCTCGCTGTACCTGAGCACGATCGCGAACCGGTTGTCCGGGCTCGACCCGGATCTTGCCCGGGTGGCGTTCGCGGCCGCGCTGTTCGTGATCGTCGGGTTCGCGTTCAAGATCGCGGCGGTGCCGTTCCACGCCTGGCTGCCGGACACGTACGTCGGCGCGCCGGTGGAGGTCACCACGTTCCTCGCGGTCGTGTCGAAGTCGGCCGGTGTGGCCGGGCTGCTCGTGGTGGTGACGTCCGGGATCGCGCCGTCGGATTCGGGGCTGCGCACGGCGGTCGCGATCCTGGCGGCCGTGACGATGACCGTCGGGAACCTGGCCGCCCTTCGGCAGGTCGAGGCGGTCCGGCTGCTGGCCTGGTCGTCGATCGGTCAGGTCGGGTTCCTGCTCGCGCCGCTGGCCGTCGGGGATGCGCAGGCAGTCGTCGGGTACCTGGCGGCGTACGTGATCGTGACGCTCGGGGCCTTCGGGGCGGTCGCTGTCGTCCAACGGCATCGTCCGGGCGGTCTGCTGACCGACTATCGCGGCATGGTCCGCTCGGAGCCGGGCCTGGCCGCGGCGCTGATCTTCTTCCTGGTGGTGCTGGCCGGTCTGCCGCCGGGCCTGGCAGGGCTGTTCACGAAGTTCGCCGCCTTCCAGGCCGTCATCGGCGCGCATCTGGGGTGGCTGGCGATCGTGATGGCCGTCAACGTGATGATCGGACTCGCCGTGTACCTGCGATGGGTCGCCGAACTGTTCCGGCTGCCCGCCGACGATCCGTTCTCGGTGGACATCGAGTCGCCGGCGGTCGCGATGATCTCCCTGTGCGCGGCGGTCGCCGCCGTACTGTCGGTGCTCCCGAGCGTGATGTTCGCGCTCGCGACCTGA
- a CDS encoding arylamine N-acetyltransferase: MDTEAMLQRIGVDGWGGPPRLEALVRLHEAFVDQVPYETVQYQLTPGGPLEPEEVAKRIIAREAGGYCFQLNGSFALLLTELGYRVRMHRGGVQTVNRPGGVDGSHLVLTVSGLIEDPDRVWLVDAGLGDGLRHPMPLEAGAAEQYPFTLRLRPSELTDGWRLDHDPRANLIGMDFESATVGLDAFAAQHQQLSADPSSPFVRTASAFRRTPESVVVLRSIGLSETFSDRVDNSLLDHRDDYFAALADVFRLPLPHYSAAARDALWRRVWAQYEDFVARTTSSS, encoded by the coding sequence GTGGACACCGAAGCGATGTTGCAGCGGATCGGAGTCGACGGGTGGGGTGGGCCGCCGCGGCTGGAGGCGCTGGTGCGGTTGCACGAGGCGTTTGTCGATCAGGTGCCGTACGAGACGGTGCAGTACCAGCTGACGCCGGGTGGACCGCTGGAGCCGGAGGAGGTGGCGAAGCGGATCATCGCGCGGGAGGCCGGCGGGTACTGCTTCCAGCTGAACGGGTCCTTCGCGCTGCTGCTGACCGAGCTCGGGTATCGCGTGCGGATGCACCGGGGCGGCGTACAGACGGTCAATCGTCCGGGCGGCGTCGACGGTAGTCACCTGGTGCTGACGGTCAGCGGGCTGATCGAGGATCCCGACCGCGTCTGGCTGGTCGACGCGGGGCTCGGCGACGGTCTGCGTCACCCGATGCCGCTGGAGGCCGGTGCGGCGGAGCAGTACCCGTTCACGCTGCGGCTCCGGCCGTCCGAACTGACCGACGGCTGGCGTCTCGACCACGACCCGCGCGCGAACCTGATCGGCATGGACTTCGAGTCCGCAACGGTCGGACTGGACGCGTTCGCCGCGCAGCACCAGCAGTTGTCCGCCGACCCGTCGTCGCCGTTCGTACGGACGGCGTCCGCGTTCCGCCGGACGCCGGAAAGCGTTGTCGTACTGCGTTCCATCGGGCTGAGCGAAACGTTTTCCGACCGAGTCGACAACAGCCTGCTCGACCACCGTGACGACTACTTCGCCGCGCTCGCAGACGTTTTCCGCCTGCCGCTCCCGCACTACAGCGCCGCTGCCCGCGACGCACTCTGGCGCCGGGTGTGGGCGCAGTACGAGGACTTCGTGGCGCGGACTACTTCCTCGTCGTGA
- a CDS encoding GNAT family N-acetyltransferase: MITVLDRLAALEIADELGQVFAAAFGAPGYDDERADSARFAGEQLPTHADRDDFRLVAARVGGNVVGFAYGFTGQLGQWWPDRVAAAIGPELTAEWIGGHFEVVELAVLPGAQGRGVGTALMEELMRDLPHRRALLTTYVDDRPAPRLYRRLGWQVLVPDLGWGSALYGLDRGVRVDRAPGKVWPMTSERIYVGSYTSQDGGGDGIALGPLDGIGMVATVADPSFLVRSADGRFLYATNEEQDGKVSAFAIQPDGGLELLNQQPTGGAHPCHLDIDPSGRYLLSANYTSGSVAVHPIGADGSLGESAYFVQRSGTGPNADRQEGPHAHQVAFDPAGAYVFDVDLGSDTVYSSTLADDGSLQEVDRLRIHPGAGPRHLVFHPTAGAAYVINELDSTLTVCSYADGKLQIVQTASTRPADSPGENFPAELLISADGRFLYGSNRGDNTIAVFAIAADGLSVELAQTIGSGGDWPRHLAFSNDGTQVYAANERSDQIATFTIAADGRLTQTDDTVSWPKPVCILPA; this comes from the coding sequence GTGATCACCGTCCTCGACCGACTCGCAGCTCTGGAGATCGCCGACGAACTCGGTCAGGTGTTCGCCGCGGCCTTCGGGGCGCCTGGGTACGACGACGAGCGCGCGGACAGTGCGCGGTTCGCCGGCGAGCAGCTCCCGACGCACGCGGACCGCGACGACTTCAGGCTGGTCGCGGCGCGGGTGGGCGGGAACGTCGTCGGGTTCGCGTACGGGTTCACCGGACAGCTCGGGCAGTGGTGGCCGGATCGGGTGGCCGCTGCGATCGGCCCGGAGCTCACCGCAGAATGGATCGGCGGGCACTTCGAGGTCGTCGAGCTCGCCGTACTCCCTGGCGCGCAGGGCCGCGGTGTCGGGACGGCGCTGATGGAGGAGCTGATGCGCGACCTCCCGCACCGGCGCGCGCTGCTCACGACGTACGTCGACGACCGTCCGGCACCAAGGCTGTACAGGCGGTTGGGATGGCAGGTCCTTGTCCCGGACCTGGGCTGGGGGTCGGCGCTCTACGGTCTGGACAGAGGTGTTCGCGTCGACCGCGCACCTGGCAAGGTATGGCCTATGACTTCTGAGCGGATCTATGTCGGGAGCTACACCAGTCAGGACGGTGGCGGGGACGGGATCGCGCTCGGGCCGCTGGACGGGATCGGGATGGTCGCGACGGTCGCCGATCCGTCGTTCCTGGTCAGGTCCGCGGACGGGCGATTCCTCTACGCCACGAACGAGGAGCAGGACGGCAAGGTCTCGGCGTTCGCGATCCAGCCGGACGGCGGGCTGGAGTTGCTCAACCAGCAGCCGACCGGCGGCGCGCACCCGTGTCACCTGGACATCGACCCGTCCGGACGGTACCTGCTGTCGGCCAACTACACGTCGGGCTCGGTGGCCGTGCACCCGATCGGCGCCGACGGTTCGCTCGGCGAGTCGGCGTACTTCGTCCAGCGGTCCGGGACCGGTCCGAACGCGGACCGCCAGGAGGGACCGCACGCGCACCAGGTCGCGTTCGACCCGGCAGGCGCGTATGTCTTCGACGTCGACCTCGGGTCCGACACGGTCTACTCCTCGACGCTCGCCGACGACGGGTCGCTGCAGGAGGTCGACCGGCTGCGCATCCACCCGGGCGCGGGGCCGCGGCACCTGGTGTTCCATCCGACCGCCGGTGCGGCGTACGTGATCAACGAGCTCGACTCGACGCTGACGGTCTGCAGCTACGCCGACGGGAAGCTGCAGATCGTGCAGACCGCCTCGACCCGTCCGGCCGACTCGCCGGGGGAGAACTTCCCGGCCGAGCTGCTGATCTCCGCCGACGGCCGCTTCCTCTACGGCTCGAACCGCGGCGACAACACGATCGCGGTGTTCGCGATCGCCGCCGACGGGCTGAGCGTCGAACTGGCGCAGACCATCGGCTCCGGCGGTGACTGGCCGCGACACCTTGCCTTCAGCAACGACGGGACGCAGGTGTACGCCGCCAACGAGCGCTCCGACCAGATCGCGACGTTCACCATCGCCGCCGACGGCCGGCTCACCCAGACGGACGACACCGTCAGCTGGCCGAAACCGGTCTGTATCCTCCCTGCCTGA